In a single window of the Hoyosella subflava DQS3-9A1 genome:
- a CDS encoding ABC transporter permease: MTSGVISLSLTANETLSSRSTALRQWAALSTRSLREMARNGDFIIALITPAIFTLAYYVPLRTMLELPTYMGGGGVRNYGQFVVPLIAFGAVALTMQQAALKAARDAQQGMTARLYTMPIPRAVPLFSRMTGHFARAVVALAAAIAYGHIINFRFEGGALNAAFFIVFVLFVGFSLILGADALGTITANPRAVTQALTLPILIFGMMSTGLIPETGFPEFAQPFVRNQPVSQFAETMRAFAGGTATWDTIGPGLVWSAALFIALGGLAMWAAARRR, from the coding sequence ATGACGTCCGGGGTCATTTCGCTGTCGCTGACGGCCAACGAAACGCTGTCGTCTAGGTCGACCGCATTGCGCCAGTGGGCTGCGCTCAGCACACGCTCGCTGCGCGAGATGGCCCGCAACGGCGACTTCATCATCGCGCTGATCACTCCCGCGATTTTCACCCTCGCCTACTACGTGCCCCTGAGGACGATGCTGGAACTGCCCACCTACATGGGTGGCGGGGGTGTGCGCAACTACGGACAGTTCGTGGTGCCGCTCATTGCGTTTGGCGCGGTTGCCCTGACGATGCAGCAGGCCGCATTGAAAGCGGCACGCGATGCCCAGCAGGGCATGACTGCACGGCTCTACACAATGCCGATACCACGTGCCGTGCCTTTGTTCTCCCGCATGACGGGACACTTCGCGCGCGCGGTAGTCGCACTTGCGGCCGCAATCGCCTACGGGCACATAATCAACTTCCGATTCGAAGGTGGCGCCCTGAACGCGGCGTTCTTCATCGTGTTCGTTCTCTTCGTGGGGTTCAGTCTGATTCTGGGTGCCGACGCGTTGGGAACCATTACTGCCAATCCGCGTGCAGTCACCCAGGCCCTCACACTCCCCATCCTGATCTTCGGGATGATGTCGACAGGACTGATTCCAGAAACAGGTTTCCCAGAGTTCGCGCAGCCGTTCGTGCGCAACCAGCCAGTATCGCAGTTTGCCGAGACTATGAGGGCCTTCGCAGGCGGAACCGCAACCTGGGACACGATTGGGCCTGGACTTGTTTGGAGTGCTGCCCTGTTCATAGCGCTTGGCGGTCTAGCCATGTGGGCAGCAGCGCGGAGGAGATGA
- a CDS encoding Asp23/Gls24 family envelope stress response protein yields MTALIVALNRVVSVMVGTILALGALVVLGYQAGWGWARTAAGHINPETLLELTDERWWPRAVFGISILAIALGGLVVGLALWPDRIGPVVLDPDSADGHLTVDLRALAGAVAHDLKGRIPAATDVRAHPFLDRGVPTISLTITLPGNADLGQAGGAVADSIADIYLALEGAPIAIPVFFEVTRNRPVPIKH; encoded by the coding sequence ATGACGGCGCTGATCGTCGCACTGAACCGGGTCGTCAGCGTGATGGTCGGCACTATCCTCGCCCTCGGTGCGCTCGTCGTTCTTGGCTATCAAGCTGGCTGGGGGTGGGCGCGGACGGCGGCAGGGCATATCAACCCCGAAACACTGCTCGAACTCACCGATGAACGATGGTGGCCGCGAGCTGTTTTCGGTATCTCAATCTTGGCGATCGCACTCGGGGGGCTCGTGGTGGGGCTCGCGTTGTGGCCAGATCGCATTGGCCCCGTCGTTCTCGACCCGGATAGCGCCGACGGCCACCTCACCGTTGATCTCCGCGCACTCGCAGGCGCTGTCGCTCACGACCTGAAGGGACGGATTCCCGCTGCGACTGACGTTCGCGCGCACCCCTTCCTTGACCGGGGTGTGCCGACAATCAGCCTCACGATCACACTCCCCGGCAACGCAGATCTAGGTCAGGCGGGCGGCGCGGTCGCCGACTCCATCGCCGACATTTATCTCGCACTCGAAGGTGCACCCATCGCGATTCCCGTCTTCTTCGAAGTCACCCGGAATCGTCCAGTTCCGATCAAGCACTGA
- a CDS encoding WS/DGAT domain-containing protein, whose protein sequence is MVTVATSFRSYPEFGNNFTMAIVPFCTTVANSRERLARVAASTKRMKQRVRNGPKVPTERVFQPVRPMFIPKLLGKGPGEVQPMPRW, encoded by the coding sequence GTGGTTACCGTTGCCACTTCATTTCGTAGCTATCCAGAATTTGGAAACAACTTTACGATGGCGATCGTGCCTTTCTGTACAACCGTTGCAAACTCCCGGGAACGACTTGCGAGAGTAGCTGCCTCCACAAAGCGGATGAAGCAAAGGGTCAGGAACGGCCCCAAGGTCCCCACCGAGCGTGTATTCCAGCCAGTTCGACCGATGTTCATACCCAAGCTACTTGGGAAAGGGCCGGGAGAGGTCCAGCCAATGCCTCGCTGGTAA
- the rpsJ gene encoding 30S ribosomal protein S10 — translation MAGQKIRIRLKAYDHEAIDASARKIVETVTRTGARVVGPVPLPTEKNVYCVIRSPHKYKDSREHFEMRTHKRLIDILDPTPKTVDALMRIDLPASVDVNIQ, via the coding sequence GTGGCGGGACAGAAGATCCGCATCAGGCTCAAGGCCTACGACCATGAGGCGATTGATGCGTCAGCGCGCAAGATCGTCGAGACGGTGACCCGTACGGGCGCTCGGGTCGTCGGCCCGGTGCCGTTGCCGACCGAGAAGAACGTGTACTGCGTCATCCGCTCGCCGCATAAGTACAAGGATTCGCGCGAGCATTTCGAGATGCGCACTCACAAGCGTCTCATCGACATCCTCGACCCGACGCCGAAGACGGTTGATGCGCTCATGCGGATCGATCTACCGGCGAGCGTCGACGTCAACATCCAGTGA
- the rplC gene encoding 50S ribosomal protein L3 — protein sequence MTKQNEAKIKGILGNKLGMTQVFDDRNRVVPVTVVKAGPCVVVGVRTEETDGYNAVRLAFGAIDPRKVTKPVAGQYAKAGATPRRHLVELRVADPSQYEVGQEVTADVFADGATVDVTGISKGKGTAGVMKRHGFAGQGASHGAQAVHRRPGSIGGCATPGRVFKGMRMAGRMGNERVTTQNLTVYKVDSDAGLLLIKGAIPGRKGGLVVVKTAVKGGE from the coding sequence ATGACTAAGCAGAACGAAGCAAAGATCAAGGGCATCCTGGGCAACAAGCTCGGCATGACTCAGGTCTTCGACGATCGCAACCGCGTTGTGCCGGTAACTGTCGTCAAGGCCGGGCCGTGCGTCGTTGTCGGGGTGCGAACCGAAGAGACTGACGGCTACAACGCTGTGCGGCTCGCATTCGGTGCAATCGACCCCCGTAAGGTAACCAAGCCCGTCGCCGGGCAGTACGCGAAGGCTGGTGCGACACCGCGCCGTCACCTCGTTGAGCTCCGTGTAGCAGACCCGTCTCAGTACGAGGTCGGCCAGGAAGTTACAGCAGACGTCTTCGCGGATGGCGCCACGGTGGATGTGACCGGCATCAGCAAGGGCAAGGGCACCGCCGGTGTCATGAAGCGCCACGGTTTTGCCGGGCAGGGCGCTTCACACGGCGCTCAGGCTGTGCACCGTCGTCCAGGCTCAATCGGTGGCTGCGCCACTCCGGGCCGCGTTTTCAAGGGCATGCGCATGGCAGGCCGCATGGGCAACGAGCGTGTCACCACCCAGAACCTGACGGTTTACAAGGTGGACAGCGATGCTGGTCTGCTCCTTATCAAGGGCGCCATCCCCGGTCGTAAGGGCGGCCTTGTTGTCGTCAAGACCGCTGTGAAGGGTGGCGAGTAA
- the rplD gene encoding 50S ribosomal protein L4, whose translation MTSVKDTVAATKLQLDVRTPEGGTNGTVDLPAEIFDAPVNVALMHQVVVAQLAAARQGTHSTKTRAEVSGGGKKPYRQKGTGRARQGSTRAPQFVGGGTVHGPKPRDYSQRTPKKMIAGALRSALSDRARSERIHVITEVVAGQEPSTKAAKTFFAQISDRNKFLLVVGREDLAAWLSVSNLDNVHPIAPDQLNTYDVLDSDDLVFTVEALDSFIAARTAKSGAASSEEESK comes from the coding sequence ATGACCAGCGTTAAAGACACAGTGGCAGCAACGAAACTGCAGCTGGATGTCCGTACCCCCGAGGGCGGCACCAACGGCACTGTCGATCTGCCCGCCGAAATCTTCGATGCGCCAGTCAACGTCGCACTGATGCACCAGGTGGTGGTGGCTCAGCTTGCAGCCGCACGCCAGGGCACCCACTCGACGAAGACGCGTGCCGAGGTCAGCGGTGGTGGCAAGAAGCCATACCGCCAGAAGGGCACCGGCCGTGCGCGCCAGGGCTCGACCCGCGCGCCGCAGTTCGTCGGTGGTGGCACGGTTCACGGCCCGAAGCCGCGTGACTACAGCCAGCGCACCCCGAAGAAGATGATCGCGGGTGCACTGCGCAGCGCGCTGTCAGACCGTGCGCGCAGCGAGCGTATCCACGTCATCACCGAGGTAGTGGCTGGTCAGGAACCATCCACGAAAGCGGCGAAGACCTTCTTCGCGCAGATCAGCGACCGGAATAAGTTCCTCCTGGTCGTCGGTCGCGAAGATCTGGCTGCGTGGCTGAGCGTGAGCAACCTCGACAACGTTCACCCCATCGCTCCTGACCAGCTCAACACGTATGACGTGCTGGACAGTGACGACCTGGTGTTCACCGTTGAGGCTCTGGATTCGTTCATCGCCGCACGGACCGCCAAGTCGGGTGCAGCATCATCTGAGGAGGAGTCGAAGTGA
- a CDS encoding wax ester/triacylglycerol synthase domain-containing protein has product MQQLDEISSLMFLRERAEYRPHLISVYFLEGGMTESASSIRAHILSCLADNPAFAVRLAKVPMRFGHPFWAPLAAIDADTHIRFRAVSGRGDWQALRSDLVELLEAPMDPTRPLWEVHVLTGFEDESAAPGGRTIVAVKVHHGVMDGLGLARFAGHLFTEAAMHPQKVNGTRANSAPPIDARVRLRTAARNAAAQFLGFPRELTSLRNLKRRYDASVARGERPGIRQTAPGTVFNGPTQGRRVFNAAWFPLKEVQALRTLAPGATLNDVALTVIAGAIREYLSSKGTLPDEALLCGVPMSLRNSEEPVLGNTLTGLCVDLHTNVADPIDRLHRISGSSYWEKQRVREFGAVIGSGALALKLPPFILDLILKGEEAAAVKGERVTGANTVVTNIPRSRHVRYFATSRVLRTCGLISLNPGIGLKHEISSLGDLVSISVLANSDQLDAPDFYIQCLSNEFGRLMSARATEPVR; this is encoded by the coding sequence GTGCAGCAGTTGGACGAAATCAGCAGTCTGATGTTCTTGCGAGAGCGTGCCGAGTACCGTCCCCACCTGATCAGTGTGTATTTTCTCGAAGGCGGCATGACCGAATCAGCCTCATCGATTCGCGCGCATATCCTCTCCTGCCTAGCGGATAACCCCGCCTTTGCGGTTCGATTAGCAAAGGTGCCGATGCGGTTCGGCCATCCCTTTTGGGCTCCCCTCGCGGCGATTGATGCAGACACCCACATCAGATTCCGCGCAGTATCAGGCCGCGGCGACTGGCAGGCACTGCGCTCGGACCTAGTTGAGCTCCTCGAAGCTCCCATGGATCCCACACGTCCACTCTGGGAGGTGCACGTCCTCACCGGTTTCGAAGATGAGAGCGCGGCACCAGGAGGCCGAACAATTGTCGCGGTCAAGGTGCACCACGGTGTTATGGACGGTCTTGGGCTCGCGCGGTTCGCGGGGCATCTATTCACAGAGGCCGCGATGCACCCGCAGAAGGTTAATGGGACCAGGGCCAACAGTGCGCCACCAATCGACGCGCGAGTCCGGCTGAGGACCGCAGCAAGGAATGCGGCCGCGCAGTTCCTCGGCTTTCCAAGAGAATTGACGAGCCTGCGTAACCTCAAACGCCGGTACGACGCCAGCGTCGCCCGCGGTGAACGCCCAGGAATCAGGCAAACCGCCCCCGGAACGGTGTTCAATGGCCCAACTCAGGGAAGGCGAGTATTCAACGCCGCTTGGTTTCCACTCAAGGAGGTTCAAGCACTGCGGACACTAGCACCCGGAGCGACGCTGAACGATGTTGCGTTGACTGTCATAGCTGGCGCCATACGTGAATATCTCAGCTCCAAGGGCACGCTTCCTGACGAGGCCTTATTGTGCGGTGTACCGATGTCGCTGAGGAACAGCGAGGAACCCGTTCTCGGCAATACGCTCACAGGCCTGTGCGTCGATTTGCACACCAACGTCGCTGATCCCATCGACCGCCTCCACCGAATCAGCGGCTCAAGCTATTGGGAGAAGCAGCGCGTACGTGAATTCGGCGCGGTAATAGGCTCAGGCGCACTGGCTTTGAAACTTCCCCCGTTTATCCTTGATTTGATCCTCAAGGGTGAGGAAGCAGCAGCTGTCAAGGGAGAGCGCGTGACAGGGGCCAACACTGTCGTGACGAATATCCCGAGGAGCCGTCACGTACGTTACTTTGCAACGTCACGAGTTCTCAGAACGTGCGGGCTGATCTCCCTGAACCCTGGTATCGGATTGAAGCACGAGATCTCGTCCCTTGGAGATCTGGTAAGCATTTCAGTTCTGGCCAATTCGGACCAACTGGATGCTCCCGACTTCTATATTCAGTGTCTTAGCAACGAGTTCGGGCGGCTGATGAGCGCACGAGCCACAGAACCCGTGCGCTAA
- a CDS encoding wax ester/triacylglycerol synthase domain-containing protein has product MKLDNAGTWIAHIGKHVGSTSMMNMTAFDYWFRDDPPGVDEVQRYVESRLASLPYFRARVRQTPFGVGNSHLVPVDDFDLSRHVEVRVAPGSGSWNELRALLAELREEPLDPELPPWHVTVITGVQEVPGGTGRIVCVVTRLEHAVTDGAGSVALARQLFPDAPSLGRTGAGEVPAADQTQPSLLADALLHLPKRLGAFTGNVRDALAARKSQKVTDGDVPPHPPLRGPAPETAIDRANGPLRYRAFAVRLAEVQRARALVSGATINDVFIAAVGGALRRYLEKFGELPQEDLRCAITVATAKRDLSPFVGNDFTMAAVPFWIAIEDPVERLHCVVQSTRAVKEKLRSGPKVPIERALQAMPPLFIPNILTKLSGGKSAVNAAVVNVPRGSRPMYFGEAKSVASFGFPFTDGVPVAHAVSSLGDIATVNVLYDSAAIRDGDAYQEMLEAELGAFLDLSA; this is encoded by the coding sequence GTGAAACTAGATAACGCTGGTACATGGATCGCGCATATTGGCAAGCATGTCGGCAGTACATCGATGATGAACATGACCGCCTTCGATTATTGGTTTCGAGATGACCCACCAGGGGTGGATGAAGTCCAGCGATACGTGGAGTCACGCCTTGCTTCCTTGCCGTACTTTCGGGCAAGGGTCCGGCAGACACCGTTCGGCGTCGGGAACAGTCACTTGGTGCCCGTGGACGACTTCGACCTGTCGAGGCACGTCGAAGTGCGTGTAGCCCCAGGATCTGGCAGTTGGAACGAGTTGCGCGCCTTGCTGGCCGAACTCAGGGAGGAGCCGCTGGATCCTGAGCTGCCGCCATGGCACGTCACTGTAATTACCGGAGTGCAAGAGGTACCTGGCGGAACAGGGCGCATTGTGTGCGTAGTGACACGGCTGGAGCATGCGGTCACCGACGGGGCGGGGAGTGTTGCGCTCGCGCGCCAGCTGTTTCCGGATGCTCCCAGTCTCGGAAGAACTGGCGCGGGTGAGGTGCCTGCAGCCGACCAGACGCAGCCGTCACTTCTGGCGGACGCGCTCCTGCATCTGCCGAAGCGGCTGGGCGCCTTCACCGGAAACGTTCGGGATGCGCTTGCTGCGCGCAAGTCTCAGAAGGTGACCGATGGGGATGTTCCTCCGCACCCCCCACTGCGGGGGCCCGCACCTGAAACCGCCATCGACCGGGCAAATGGGCCACTGAGGTACCGAGCCTTCGCCGTGCGTCTCGCAGAGGTTCAGCGAGCACGTGCTCTTGTGTCAGGCGCGACCATCAACGATGTCTTTATTGCGGCCGTGGGTGGTGCTCTGCGGCGCTACCTGGAGAAGTTTGGCGAATTACCTCAGGAGGACCTCAGGTGTGCCATTACCGTAGCGACGGCCAAACGCGACCTGTCCCCATTCGTCGGAAACGACTTCACTATGGCTGCGGTGCCTTTCTGGATCGCGATCGAAGACCCGGTTGAGCGCCTCCACTGTGTCGTTCAGTCGACGCGCGCCGTAAAGGAGAAGCTTCGATCGGGACCAAAAGTCCCGATCGAACGGGCACTTCAGGCAATGCCCCCCCTGTTCATCCCAAACATTCTGACGAAGCTATCCGGCGGCAAGTCCGCGGTTAACGCGGCGGTGGTCAATGTGCCGCGCGGCAGTCGGCCCATGTACTTCGGTGAAGCGAAGTCCGTTGCGTCGTTTGGCTTCCCCTTTACCGACGGAGTCCCGGTTGCGCACGCTGTGAGCTCGCTCGGTGACATTGCGACCGTGAATGTGCTGTACGACTCCGCCGCTATTCGTGATGGCGACGCCTACCAGGAAATGCTCGAGGCCGAATTGGGCGCGTTTCTCGACTTGTCTGCCTGA
- a CDS encoding alpha/beta fold hydrolase, with protein MPTVELNGIRLSYRVHGKGPLVVFVMGTGSPGRVWEMYQVPALVKAGYTAVTFENRGIAPSDECAAGFTIDDMVEDTAALIEHLAAQGHGPACVVGTSLGSRITQELCLARPDLVKKAVLLTAHGRMDPVIRSLSQGEREIYDKNVSLPPSYQAAVNAIMNLSPATLRDDQNALDWLAIIEYSTGPASAGVRAQMGLSDFPSRVDAYRSITVPVLAVGYLDDRLIPPHLAREVADAIPGARYAEVRDAGHYGALEQPGRVNSLILEFLSA; from the coding sequence ATGCCTACTGTGGAGCTGAATGGGATTCGCCTGAGTTACCGAGTTCACGGTAAAGGTCCGCTCGTTGTTTTCGTTATGGGTACGGGTAGCCCAGGTCGAGTCTGGGAGATGTATCAGGTTCCCGCGCTTGTGAAGGCGGGCTACACAGCCGTCACCTTCGAAAACCGCGGAATCGCGCCATCCGACGAGTGCGCAGCAGGTTTCACGATTGATGACATGGTGGAGGATACGGCGGCGCTGATCGAGCACCTGGCTGCTCAGGGCCACGGACCGGCGTGCGTGGTGGGCACATCACTAGGCTCGCGCATCACCCAGGAACTGTGCCTCGCGCGTCCGGATTTGGTGAAGAAAGCGGTGCTCTTGACCGCGCACGGGCGCATGGATCCGGTGATCCGCTCACTTTCTCAGGGTGAACGGGAGATTTACGACAAAAATGTGTCGTTGCCGCCCTCGTACCAGGCTGCGGTGAACGCAATTATGAATCTCTCTCCAGCTACGCTCCGTGACGATCAGAATGCTCTCGACTGGCTGGCAATTATCGAGTATTCGACCGGTCCGGCATCGGCTGGTGTGCGGGCGCAAATGGGGCTGTCCGATTTTCCGAGCAGAGTCGATGCGTACCGCAGCATCACGGTACCGGTGCTGGCCGTCGGATACCTCGATGACAGGCTGATCCCGCCCCATCTGGCGCGCGAAGTAGCGGACGCGATCCCCGGAGCCCGCTATGCGGAGGTGCGCGACGCCGGACACTACGGTGCCCTCGAACAGCCGGGCCGCGTGAACAGTCTGATTCTCGAATTCCTCAGTGCTTGA
- a CDS encoding DUF6286 domain-containing protein — translation MAELETPDGRGDRGHLDIRERVLTRVAVAAAKSLPDVAAYRTRFARRDLPNASVAFARTGLRTPADAHITLDVATAWPARLSHVTHELRARVGKDIAALTGEHPARIDIRVSAFAAARESHHATVEGEPEHPPHPPTIPHDPLSTPAALYFGLIAGAGLIVLGAIGVRDFLIFRELLPGPAWIPPTLESLVGTGWQNWMYFPAAAALVVGVYALIAAVLPRRKTHFRLATEDPAWMRPKDIARRCSALAREIPGVINARTTVSRKRAIVTIDVSNAGDPGLHDRVHEAVQSGLVLLQDPLAIEVKVGSAIASDGVR, via the coding sequence GTGGCTGAGCTGGAAACTCCCGACGGCCGGGGTGACCGGGGGCACCTCGACATCCGTGAGCGCGTCCTCACCCGTGTCGCGGTCGCAGCCGCAAAGTCACTGCCCGACGTAGCCGCCTACCGCACCCGTTTCGCCCGCCGCGACCTCCCCAACGCGTCGGTAGCGTTTGCCAGGACCGGCTTGCGAACACCCGCGGACGCCCACATCACGCTTGATGTCGCGACCGCGTGGCCGGCGCGCTTATCCCATGTGACGCACGAGCTGCGTGCACGCGTCGGGAAGGACATAGCCGCACTGACGGGAGAGCATCCCGCACGTATCGACATCCGGGTCTCCGCCTTCGCAGCCGCGCGCGAGTCGCATCACGCGACTGTCGAGGGTGAACCCGAGCACCCGCCACATCCGCCGACGATCCCCCACGATCCACTCTCTACCCCCGCGGCCCTCTATTTCGGGCTGATAGCTGGCGCTGGACTGATCGTGCTCGGCGCCATCGGCGTGCGAGACTTCCTCATTTTTCGCGAGCTTCTCCCAGGGCCTGCCTGGATACCGCCGACGCTTGAATCCCTTGTCGGAACTGGGTGGCAGAACTGGATGTATTTTCCCGCCGCGGCAGCCCTCGTCGTTGGAGTGTATGCGCTTATCGCCGCGGTTCTTCCCCGACGGAAAACGCACTTCCGGCTCGCCACGGAAGATCCTGCCTGGATGCGCCCTAAAGACATCGCGCGGCGGTGCTCTGCGCTTGCGCGAGAAATACCCGGTGTCATCAACGCGCGCACCACTGTCTCGCGCAAGCGGGCGATCGTAACGATCGATGTATCGAATGCGGGCGATCCTGGGCTTCACGACCGCGTGCATGAGGCGGTTCAGTCGGGGCTGGTGCTGCTGCAGGACCCTCTCGCCATCGAAGTCAAAGTTGGGTCAGCGATAGCCTCGGACGGCGTCCGATGA
- a CDS encoding ATP-binding cassette domain-containing protein, with product MRSSPETAVLVDDVVKTFGDVTALSGISFSVPKGTVLGVLGPNGAGKTTTVSILSTLQRPDFGKAWVAGYDVVEQAAQVRRSIMLTGQYAALDETLTGRENLVLFGRLMGLNRKSAHTRADQLLTAFDLEHAGNRRVGGYSGGMRRRIDIACGLVTRPEVVFLDEPTTGLDPRSRQAVWSLVSELKNEGITVLLTTQYLEEADLLSDNIIVIDKGTVIAEGTANQLKERTGGTFCEVVPLEPSQLRKIQLLVADLYPDGAVPGELPEEADRIAIPAEDGPATLSEVLRRLSAEGIELEDVALRRPSLDDVFLALTGHGTAQKGGK from the coding sequence ATGCGTTCATCGCCGGAGACCGCCGTTCTCGTCGACGACGTCGTCAAGACCTTCGGTGACGTTACCGCACTGAGCGGGATCAGCTTCTCCGTCCCTAAGGGGACCGTCCTCGGCGTTCTCGGTCCTAACGGCGCCGGCAAGACCACCACTGTCAGCATTCTCTCGACCCTCCAGCGTCCCGACTTCGGCAAAGCATGGGTCGCAGGGTACGACGTGGTCGAGCAGGCCGCCCAGGTGCGCCGCTCTATCATGCTGACCGGGCAGTATGCCGCGCTCGACGAAACATTGACCGGTCGCGAGAACCTGGTGCTGTTTGGCCGGCTGATGGGACTGAACCGCAAGTCCGCCCATACACGGGCCGATCAGCTCCTCACCGCTTTCGATCTCGAACACGCAGGTAACCGCCGGGTAGGCGGTTACTCGGGTGGTATGCGCCGGCGCATCGACATCGCGTGCGGACTCGTCACCCGCCCAGAAGTGGTGTTTCTCGACGAGCCGACGACCGGTCTCGACCCGCGCAGCCGTCAGGCTGTGTGGTCACTGGTCAGTGAACTGAAGAACGAAGGCATCACCGTTCTGCTGACGACCCAGTATCTCGAAGAAGCAGACCTGCTCAGCGACAACATCATCGTGATCGACAAAGGCACTGTCATCGCCGAAGGTACTGCGAACCAGCTGAAGGAACGCACGGGCGGAACCTTCTGCGAGGTTGTACCGCTTGAGCCGAGTCAATTGCGCAAAATCCAGCTCCTGGTCGCGGATCTTTACCCTGACGGTGCTGTCCCAGGGGAGCTCCCTGAGGAGGCCGACCGGATCGCCATTCCCGCCGAGGATGGACCGGCCACGCTCAGCGAAGTGCTGCGCCGGCTTTCCGCCGAGGGAATCGAGCTTGAAGACGTGGCGCTGCGCCGCCCGTCACTCGATGACGTGTTCCTCGCCCTCACCGGTCACGGCACGGCACAGAAGGGCGGCAAATGA
- a CDS encoding hotdog fold domain-containing protein: protein MNTSNQSSQSKAEPRALGLWRRFGGNRIGRLAFSAGVWAKAPYFVTVVPVVRSAEPGRVVMSSPKWPGVHNHIGTFHAIAMCNIAEAAMGVLMEVTVQPSHQWIPKGMAVDYLAKAPSSLTATATIEPIDFGTISDGTDVVVTVSITDKNGNEVVNARITTWVRPKN from the coding sequence GTGAATACGTCAAATCAGTCGTCGCAAAGTAAGGCCGAGCCGAGGGCCCTGGGTCTCTGGCGGCGTTTCGGGGGTAACCGGATCGGCCGACTCGCCTTTTCAGCTGGAGTGTGGGCGAAAGCCCCCTACTTTGTGACGGTTGTGCCAGTGGTGCGAAGCGCGGAACCTGGACGTGTTGTCATGAGCTCGCCTAAGTGGCCTGGCGTACACAACCACATCGGCACGTTCCATGCGATCGCCATGTGCAATATCGCCGAAGCTGCCATGGGTGTCCTCATGGAGGTGACGGTCCAGCCGAGCCATCAGTGGATACCAAAGGGGATGGCGGTTGACTACCTGGCCAAGGCTCCGTCAAGCTTGACCGCTACTGCGACAATTGAGCCGATCGACTTCGGAACCATCAGTGATGGTACTGACGTAGTCGTCACGGTTTCGATCACGGACAAGAACGGCAACGAAGTCGTGAACGCTCGGATCACGACTTGGGTTCGCCCGAAAAATTAG
- a CDS encoding ABC transporter permease: MNTNPRPTATTQFPELNFTRSESSPVTFVRQSLLMTKRLLTIWSRDPLTMVQAVAYPAIMLVMLWMVIGITMEGFSNEPAAYRFAPLMSLVAAMVGSIAGVVLVIQERENGVLSRYWSLPIHRGADLAGRLMAEAVRIVLTTILILIVAFPLGFRLNSVTATFAFLSVPLMFGIGFATVATACALITTKQTLIAALQLFIMFGMFFSSGFVPLQAFPSWAQPFVENQPLSHAVEAMRAIALGEDFSSPLIRCAIWSGSLVVLFSVPAIVGYRRSAAG, from the coding sequence ATGAACACGAACCCGCGCCCTACCGCCACAACTCAGTTCCCTGAGCTGAACTTCACGCGGTCAGAATCATCGCCAGTCACTTTCGTCAGGCAAAGCCTGCTCATGACGAAGCGCCTGTTGACCATCTGGAGCCGTGACCCGCTGACGATGGTTCAGGCTGTCGCGTACCCGGCGATCATGCTTGTGATGTTGTGGATGGTCATTGGCATCACCATGGAAGGCTTCTCGAACGAGCCGGCTGCCTACCGTTTCGCCCCCTTGATGTCACTGGTGGCGGCGATGGTGGGGTCGATTGCGGGCGTCGTTCTCGTAATCCAGGAACGCGAAAATGGCGTCCTCAGCCGGTACTGGTCGCTGCCGATTCACCGGGGAGCCGATTTAGCGGGCCGTCTCATGGCTGAGGCGGTCCGGATCGTCCTCACCACGATTTTGATTCTGATCGTTGCTTTTCCACTGGGGTTCCGCCTCAACAGTGTCACAGCAACTTTCGCATTCCTCTCCGTACCGCTGATGTTCGGTATCGGATTCGCAACGGTGGCGACAGCATGTGCGCTGATCACGACGAAGCAAACGCTGATCGCGGCGCTGCAACTGTTCATCATGTTCGGGATGTTTTTCAGCTCTGGTTTCGTACCCTTGCAGGCTTTTCCCTCATGGGCGCAGCCATTCGTGGAGAACCAGCCGCTTTCACACGCGGTGGAAGCGATGCGAGCCATCGCGCTGGGCGAAGACTTCAGCTCGCCGCTGATTCGCTGCGCGATATGGTCAGGCAGCCTGGTGGTGCTGTTCTCGGTGCCCGCGATCGTGGGTTATCGGAGATCCGCCGCAGGCTGA